In Trifolium pratense cultivar HEN17-A07 linkage group LG7, ARS_RC_1.1, whole genome shotgun sequence, a genomic segment contains:
- the LOC123893636 gene encoding probable beta-1,4-xylosyltransferase IRX9H: protein MASFRRTLSPAYHDRHYTNGLFSPSSPPSHKIPSSNANYSSLASSFQKLIGSVFMRRYNRKGQWRKIAFRCVIFFFAGFLLGMFPFGNQIHEIPQQQQQRNNVAFDINNTPRADARVILDDRVPAKRGGGEDKGFVIDPISLSLNMNAEKKKVKLNDMVESGRFDFVARKQLIVVTPTYNRAFQSYFLNRLGQVLRLVPPPLLWVVVEMNSASMETAELLRKTGVMYRHLVCKKNSTDVKDRGVHQRNRALEHIEHHKLDGIVYFADDDNVYSLELFQTMRDISRFGTWPVAMLAPSKNKAILEGPVCNGSQVIGWHTNEKSKRLRRFHVDMSGFAFNSTILWDPKRWRRPTSKPIRQLDSVKEGFQETTFIEQLVEDENQMEGSPPACMKIMNWHLHLDVHNVVYPKGWMLEKNLDAVIPIK from the exons ATGGCGTCATTCCGACGAACGTTATCTCCGGCGTATCACGATCGTCACTACACAAACGGCTTATTTTCACCGTCATCACCACCGTCTCACAAAATTCCTTCATCAAACGCTAATTACTCTTCACTAGCTTCTTCGTTTCAGAAATTAATCGGTAGCGTTTTCATGCGACGCTACAATCGAAAAGGACAATGGCGTAAAATTGCATTCAGGTGCGTCATTTTTTTCTTCGCTGGTTTTCTATTAGGAATGTTCCCTTTCGGTAATCAAATTCATGAAAttcctcaacaacaacaacaacgcaATAACGTCGCTTTTGATATCAATAATACTCCACGCGCCGATGCGCGAGTAATTCTCGATGATCGTGTTCCGGCGAAGCGTGGTGGTGGTGAAGATAAGGGTTTTGTGATTGATCCTATTAGTTTGAGCTTGAATATGAACGCTGAGAAGaagaaagtgaaattgaatGATATGGTTGAATCTGGGAGGTTTGATTTTGTAGCAAGGAAGCAATTGATTGTGGTTACTCCGACTTATAATCGTGCTTTTCAGTCGTATTTTTTGAATAGATTAGGGCAGGTTTTGAGGTTGGTTCCGCCGCCGTTACTTTGGGTGGTGGTGGAAATGAATTCTGCTTCTATGGAAACTGCTGAATTGTTGAGGAAAACGGGTGTGATGTATAGACATTTGGTGTGTAAAAAGAATTCAACTGATGTTAAGGATAGAGGTGTTCATCAGAGGAATAGGGCTTTGGAGCATATTGAACATCATAAACTTGATGGGATTGTTTACTTTGCTGATGATGATAATGTATATTCTCTCGAGTTGTTTCAGACAATGAGAGATATCAG TCGTTTTGGCACTTGGCCTGTCGCCATGCTTGCACCAAGCAAGAACAAGGCTATTTTGGAGGGTCCGGTATGCAATGGAAGCCAAGTGATTGGGTGGCATACCAATGAGAAAAGTAAAAGACTTCGTAGATTTCATGTTGATATGTCTGGATTTGCATTCAACAGCACAATCCTGTGGGATCCAAAGCGGTGGCGACGCCCTACTTCAAAACCTATACGGCAACTAGACTCGGTGAAAGAGGGTTTTCAG GAGACCACCTTTATAGAACAATTGGTGGAAGATGAGAATCAAATGGAAGGTTCACCACCTGCTTGCATGAAAATAATGAATTGGCATCTCCATTTGGATGTTCATAATGTAGTTTATCCAAAGGGTTGGATGCTTGAGAAAAACCTAGATGCTGTGATACCCATCAAGTAA